Proteins encoded within one genomic window of Bombina bombina isolate aBomBom1 chromosome 1, aBomBom1.pri, whole genome shotgun sequence:
- the PHOSPHO1 gene encoding phosphoethanolamine/phosphocholine phosphatase, with the protein MATTLKYLLVFDFDETIVNENSDDSVIQVAPGQDLPDWLRQTFKDGFYNQYMQRVFEYLGDKGVSLQDLRDVYSNIPLSPGMPDLFRFLFKNQDRFEIILISDANMFGIESSLKSNGYQSLFRRVISNPTTVEKNGYLTLGPYHSHTCLQCPANMCKRKVLTEYLTERSQEGVKFEKLLYVGDGANDFCPTVIFSSRDVAFPRKNYPMHQLIKKMEEKQKGTYQSMVAPWDTAESIAKYLHGLLNNS; encoded by the coding sequence ATGGCTACCACCCTTAAGTATCTTCTGGTTTTCGACTTTGATGAAACAATAGTCAACGAAAACAGTGATGACTCAGTGATTCAGGTGGCACCTGGCCAGGACCTTCCTGATTGGTTGCGTCAGACATTCAAGGATGGCTTTTACAACCAGTACATGCAAAGAGTGTTTGAATACCTTGGAGATAAAGGGGTGAGCCTGCAGGATCTCAGAGATGTATACAGCAATATCCCACTATCTCCTGGAATGCCTGATCTCTTTCGTTTTTTGTTTAAGAATCAAGATCGATTTGAAATTATTCTCATTTCAGACGCCAACATGTTTGGCATTGAAAGTTCCTTGAAAAGTAACGGCTATCAGTCTCTCTTCCGCAGGGTGATTAGCAACCCCACCACTGTGGAGAAGAATGGGTACCTCACCCTTGGTCCCTATCATTCTCACACTTGCCTTCAATGTCCAGCCAACATGTGCAAGAGAAAAGTATTGACAGAATATCTCACAGAGCGTTCTCAAGAGGGAGTGAAATTTGAGAAGCTCTTGTATGTTGGAGATGGAGCCAACGATTTCTGCCCAACTGTTATATTCAGTTCCAGGGATGTTGCTTTCCCCAGGAAAAACTACCCCATGCACCAACTGATCAAAAAGATGGAAGAGAAGCAGAAAGGAACCTACCAATCTATGGTAGCTCCATGGGATACTGCTGAGTCCATTGCCAAGTATCTCCATGGGCTTCTCAACAACAGctaa